One region of Lentimicrobium sp. L6 genomic DNA includes:
- a CDS encoding T9SS type A sorting domain-containing protein, protein MVYRTDFASKTSFSKPDLAPGVYYWKVIGRLSEGGYKSTELKSFTILDEKEADFDENPMVSKIRTNVSPNPNSQGYVRFNYELLNDSPVNIRLYNSLGQIIWENNLGSQQAGLYEEIIPLEQKKAICFLKIETNHGSGIEKIIVR, encoded by the coding sequence ATTTTGCTTCGAAAACATCATTCTCGAAACCCGACTTAGCACCAGGTGTTTATTATTGGAAAGTAATAGGTAGATTATCTGAAGGAGGATATAAATCAACTGAATTGAAAAGCTTTACAATTTTAGATGAGAAGGAAGCTGATTTTGATGAAAACCCTATGGTTTCGAAAATTAGAACTAATGTTTCTCCAAACCCTAACTCCCAAGGTTATGTAAGATTTAATTATGAATTATTAAACGATTCGCCTGTAAATATTAGGCTTTATAATTCATTAGGTCAAATAATATGGGAAAACAATCTGGGTAGTCAGCAAGCTGGACTTTATGAAGAAATAATTCCTCTAGAGCAAAAAAAGGCAATCTGTTTTCTGAAAATTGAGACCAATCATGGTTCTGGGATAGAAAAAATCATTGTGCGATAG